In a single window of the Limnochorda sp. L945t genome:
- a CDS encoding c-type cytochrome, with protein sequence MKGRTYIVVTVLSWALVVLWGAYWARENSRMAATAATFKAQLIDQGATIYAQNCVICHGPLGEGVVGPSLNRDALRGDPENDADTYRFVYDTVSRGRPGSVVTRWQMLPNGELASFSQMPSWSSENGGPLNEQELRAVTYFIMAGNWNDVNLRIPQAKLEGPLPKAEGVPPEVQQQAEQVIRQKLCLTCHTIGQVGGHIGPDLTHVGSWGVDQAFLKEWIKNPPAKQHRAPVWFSNSAGIDPKTGQPSGTRIEYGPTTMPVLGLTDQELEVVTRYLMGLK encoded by the coding sequence TTGAAGGGCCGAACGTACATCGTCGTCACGGTGCTCAGCTGGGCTCTCGTGGTCCTCTGGGGAGCCTACTGGGCGCGGGAGAATTCCCGCATGGCCGCTACGGCGGCTACCTTCAAGGCGCAGCTGATCGATCAGGGCGCGACCATCTACGCGCAAAATTGCGTCATCTGCCACGGCCCGCTGGGCGAGGGCGTCGTCGGTCCCAGCCTCAACCGGGACGCGTTGCGGGGCGACCCCGAGAACGATGCGGACACCTACCGGTTCGTCTACGATACGGTGAGCCGCGGGCGGCCCGGCTCGGTGGTGACCCGGTGGCAGATGCTGCCCAACGGAGAGCTGGCGTCGTTCAGCCAGATGCCGTCATGGAGCAGCGAGAACGGCGGCCCTCTCAACGAGCAGGAGCTGCGGGCCGTCACGTATTTCATCATGGCCGGCAACTGGAACGACGTCAACTTGCGCATCCCGCAGGCCAAGCTCGAAGGCCCGCTGCCCAAAGCCGAGGGCGTGCCCCCTGAGGTTCAGCAGCAGGCGGAGCAGGTGATCCGGCAGAAGCTGTGCCTCACCTGTCACACCATCGGCCAGGTCGGAGGGCACATCGGGCCCGACCTCACCCACGTCGGCTCGTGGGGCGTCGACCAGGCGTTCTTGAAGGAGTGGATCAAGAACCCGCCGGCCAAGCAGCACCGGGCGCCGGTCTGGTTCTCCAACAGCGCCGGGATCGACCCGAAGACCGGTCAGCCCTCGGGCACCCGGATCGAGTACGGGCCGACGACCATGCCCGTGCTCGGGTTGACCGACCAGGAGCTGGAGGTCGTCACCCGCTATCTCATGGGGCTGAAGTGA
- a CDS encoding 4Fe-4S binding protein has product MAHYITDKCIGCTACVNVCPVDCITGQRDHLHVIDAGQCIDCHACAYICPVEAIVDRWGRTIPRIKKRADWPKPVIDPVLCSGCNFCVDVCPESCLSLEGGGPFEGVAVLADPKACVGCGLCEDVCAKGAIVVPPPKVLEEAGIPA; this is encoded by the coding sequence GTGGCCCATTACATCACCGATAAGTGCATCGGGTGCACGGCGTGCGTCAACGTCTGCCCCGTCGACTGCATCACGGGGCAACGGGACCATCTCCACGTCATCGACGCCGGCCAGTGCATCGACTGCCACGCCTGTGCCTACATCTGCCCGGTGGAGGCGATCGTGGACCGGTGGGGCCGCACCATCCCCCGCATCAAGAAGCGGGCCGATTGGCCCAAGCCGGTCATCGACCCGGTGCTCTGCTCGGGATGCAACTTCTGTGTGGACGTGTGTCCGGAGAGCTGCCTGAGCCTGGAGGGCGGGGGCCCCTTCGAAGGAGTGGCCGTGCTCGCCGATCCGAAGGCCTGCGTCGGCTGCGGGCTGTGTGAGGACGTCTGCGCCAAGGGGGCCATCGTAGTTCCGCCGCCCAAGGTCCTCGAGGAGGCAGGGATTCCGGCCTGA
- a CDS encoding Glu/Leu/Phe/Val family dehydrogenase, translating to MATLAHQAHKGSPLEMALEQLEKAAALAGIDEGLVKILKTPKRSLTVSVPVRMDDGRIEVFTGYRVQHNLARGPAKGGIRYHPGVTLEEVTALAMWMTWKCAVMNLPFGGGKGGVICDPRTLSPRELEQLTRRYTAEISVIIGPDRDIPAPDVYTNPQVMAWIMDTYSMQQGRPVPAVVTGKPIAVGGSLGREQATGRGCAIAVEEAARRIGLRLEGARVAIQGFGNVGRYSALSLEAMGARIVAVSDSSGTIRNPAGLPVRELVAYKRQHGHVMGFPGAEAAGGPDRVLVEPCDVLVPAALEEAITAENAGDVQARLIAEGANGPITPEADAILARRGITVVPDILANAGGVTVSYFEWIQGLQEFFWPEEQVEQELSRRMRQSFADVWETARRYGTDLRTGAMVLAIQRVAEATRLRGVYP from the coding sequence ATGGCTACCCTCGCGCACCAGGCGCACAAGGGCTCGCCTCTGGAGATGGCCCTGGAGCAGCTCGAGAAGGCCGCTGCCCTGGCCGGTATCGACGAAGGGCTCGTGAAGATCCTCAAGACACCGAAGCGGAGCCTCACGGTTTCCGTCCCGGTGCGGATGGACGACGGGCGGATCGAAGTGTTCACCGGGTACCGGGTGCAGCACAACCTGGCCCGGGGGCCTGCCAAGGGGGGCATCCGTTACCACCCCGGCGTGACCCTGGAAGAGGTCACTGCCCTCGCCATGTGGATGACGTGGAAGTGCGCCGTGATGAACCTGCCGTTCGGGGGCGGCAAAGGGGGGGTCATCTGCGACCCCCGGACCCTTTCCCCCCGGGAGCTCGAACAGCTGACCCGGCGCTACACGGCTGAGATCAGCGTCATCATCGGGCCCGACCGGGACATCCCGGCTCCCGACGTCTACACCAACCCACAGGTCATGGCGTGGATCATGGACACCTACAGCATGCAACAGGGGCGCCCGGTGCCGGCCGTGGTCACGGGCAAGCCCATCGCGGTCGGGGGGTCGCTGGGCCGGGAGCAGGCCACCGGCCGAGGCTGCGCCATCGCCGTCGAAGAGGCGGCCCGGCGCATCGGCCTGCGGCTCGAAGGAGCTCGGGTGGCGATTCAGGGGTTCGGCAACGTCGGCCGCTACTCGGCCCTCTCGCTGGAGGCGATGGGGGCGCGGATCGTAGCCGTCAGCGACTCCTCGGGCACCATCCGCAACCCCGCGGGGCTGCCGGTGCGGGAGCTGGTGGCATACAAGCGCCAGCACGGGCACGTGATGGGATTCCCGGGCGCCGAGGCGGCGGGCGGCCCGGATCGCGTGCTCGTGGAACCCTGCGACGTCCTGGTCCCCGCCGCGCTCGAGGAGGCCATCACGGCGGAGAACGCCGGCGACGTCCAGGCCCGGCTCATCGCCGAGGGGGCCAACGGGCCCATCACGCCGGAGGCGGACGCCATCCTGGCCCGGCGGGGCATCACCGTGGTACCGGACATCCTGGCCAACGCCGGGGGCGTGACGGTCTCCTACTTCGAGTGGATCCAGGGCCTCCAGGAGTTTTTCTGGCCGGAGGAGCAGGTGGAGCAGGAGCTGAGCCGGCGGATGCGCCAGAGTTTCGCCGACGTCTGGGAGACCGCGCGCCGGTACGGGACCGATCTCCGCACCGGCGCGATGGTGCTGGCGATCCAGCGCGTCGCCGAAGCGACGCGCCTTCGGGGCGTCTATCCCTGA
- a CDS encoding epoxyqueuosine reductase, which produces MMSPEKRSETPTHDRPGGAGFYAALDDVARSLGLAALGVVEAEPQADLAGTLRERQQDGTYPLFCPGDVQLRTEPERWLPGCRSLWVAALPYRPPAAVRLPRPRPQGARPGGPAGRIAAYALAEDYHHAMRRRLRTLVRWASRRTGLPRRRHFRILVDTGPPVERHLWRLSGAGWIGKNTCAYVPGGGSWVVLGVVATTLPPPPEAGAAATPGLPERRAAPQLSDPCAGCNRCVQACPTGALRPYVMDPRRCIAQFSQRPGPLRVEQEGRQLHGWLFGCDVCQMVCPHNAPDRAPLAFASSLALEPAPGASGTLPLAEVLAMTPAAFRARYGATAVAWRSLSLLQRNAAFVAGQALRRAGRKEEGRILQELLARLAEAHPSPAVRHACAAALGRPSDQASGAPQPSGSSSSSA; this is translated from the coding sequence ATGATGTCCCCGGAGAAAAGGAGCGAGACGCCGACGCACGACCGGCCGGGAGGAGCGGGTTTTTATGCAGCGCTCGACGACGTCGCCCGCTCCCTGGGGCTTGCCGCCCTGGGAGTGGTCGAGGCGGAGCCCCAGGCGGACCTGGCAGGGACGTTGCGGGAGCGCCAGCAGGACGGCACGTATCCCCTCTTTTGCCCCGGGGACGTGCAGCTTCGCACCGAGCCCGAGCGGTGGCTGCCCGGCTGCCGCAGCCTCTGGGTCGCCGCCCTGCCCTACCGGCCGCCCGCCGCTGTGAGGTTGCCCCGGCCGAGGCCGCAAGGGGCGCGGCCTGGCGGGCCCGCCGGGCGGATCGCGGCCTACGCGCTTGCCGAGGATTACCACCACGCCATGCGCCGCCGGCTGCGCACCCTCGTGCGCTGGGCCTCCAGGCGAACGGGCCTGCCTCGGCGCCGTCACTTCCGTATCCTCGTCGACACCGGCCCGCCGGTAGAACGGCACCTGTGGCGGCTGTCGGGCGCCGGCTGGATCGGCAAGAACACGTGCGCCTACGTGCCGGGCGGCGGCTCGTGGGTGGTGCTCGGGGTCGTCGCCACGACCCTGCCGCCGCCCCCCGAAGCAGGCGCAGCGGCCACGCCGGGCCTTCCCGAGCGACGGGCGGCCCCGCAACTGTCCGACCCCTGCGCCGGCTGCAATCGCTGCGTGCAAGCCTGTCCCACGGGGGCCCTGCGGCCCTACGTGATGGACCCCCGGCGGTGCATCGCTCAGTTCTCCCAGCGCCCGGGCCCCTTGCGGGTCGAGCAGGAGGGCAGGCAGCTCCACGGGTGGCTGTTCGGGTGCGACGTCTGCCAGATGGTTTGCCCTCACAACGCCCCGGACCGGGCGCCACTCGCCTTCGCCTCTTCCCTCGCCCTCGAGCCGGCGCCGGGCGCCTCCGGCACGCTGCCGCTGGCCGAAGTGCTGGCCATGACGCCCGCCGCCTTCCGTGCCCGGTACGGAGCCACGGCCGTGGCCTGGCGCAGCCTCTCGTTGCTGCAGCGCAACGCAGCCTTCGTGGCCGGCCAGGCGCTCAGGCGAGCGGGCCGGAAGGAGGAGGGCCGGATCTTGCAGGAGCTCCTCGCGCGTCTGGCGGAGGCACACCCCTCGCCCGCGGTGCGCCATGCCTGCGCCGCAGCCCTCGGGCGCCCATCCGATCAAGCGTCCGGCGCGCCGCAGCCGTCCGGGTCGTCCTCCTCGTCGGCCTGA
- a CDS encoding Lon protease family protein has translation MKSIPAPYELRPEDLRLHFSPSRIPAETTEEIEPLQGIIGQERAVRAMEFGLRVKHPGYNIFMAGPTGTGKNTYARRLIHEVARREPVPDDWIYLYNFENPDEPLALNLPPGMGSKLAQDMDELVEELKVEVPRRFDSDDYEKQRDAVIREFQEQSQALIDEAEKVASEHGFALRRTSTGFATVPLVDGRPITQEEFEALPEERRKALEAANKEIHSHMADVTRRIRALEKQAKERVRELERQVALAAVSQPMAELREKYASVPGVIEYLTAVEKDIIENIDEFKDDEEAEAPVPWMRRRSRRSFVRYKVNLLVDNHATQGAPVVIEANPTFANLFGKLEYRHEFGAMVTDFTMIKAGALHQANGGYLILQAQDVLKSPWSWDGLKRALKSGEVRVESVAEQMGMLPVSTLKPQPIPVRVKVILVGSPYLYHLLLYMDEEFRKYFKVLADFDVEMPLDDEHALKYAQFVAAVCRRDNLRPFHRDAIARIIEYSARMAEHKQRLSTRFNEIVEVVYEASAWADADGAPVVRAAHVDRAIREKEYRSNRVEEKLQQLLAEGQILVDVDGEKVGQVNGLSVIELGDHSFAKPTRITASVAIGDRGVINIEREVELSGRIHDKGVLILAGYLADKYPIGMPLALSASLAFEQLYEEIDGDSASSAELYALLSSLAGVPLRQGIAVTGSVNQKGEIQPVGAINRKIEGFFDLCRIKGLTGRQGVIIPKQNVVHLILKDEVLEAVRKGSFHIYAVSTIDEGLEILTGMEAGQPGPDGLYPEESFNGRVWRQLEAMSRRMAEFGRGAGGGQADEEDDPDGCGAPDA, from the coding sequence TTGAAGTCCATCCCCGCACCATACGAGCTCCGGCCGGAGGATCTACGGCTCCACTTTTCTCCCAGCCGCATACCCGCCGAGACCACGGAGGAGATCGAGCCCCTCCAGGGCATCATCGGGCAGGAGCGGGCCGTTCGGGCCATGGAGTTCGGGCTGCGGGTCAAACACCCCGGATACAACATCTTCATGGCGGGCCCGACCGGCACGGGCAAGAACACTTACGCCCGGCGGCTGATCCACGAGGTGGCCCGGCGCGAGCCCGTGCCGGACGACTGGATCTACCTGTACAACTTCGAAAACCCGGACGAGCCTCTGGCGCTCAACCTGCCGCCGGGGATGGGGTCGAAGCTGGCCCAGGACATGGACGAGCTGGTCGAGGAGTTGAAAGTGGAGGTGCCTCGCCGCTTCGACTCTGACGACTACGAGAAGCAACGGGACGCGGTCATCCGGGAGTTCCAGGAGCAGAGCCAGGCCCTCATCGACGAGGCCGAGAAGGTCGCCTCCGAACACGGCTTCGCGCTGCGACGCACGAGCACGGGCTTTGCGACGGTTCCCCTGGTGGACGGCCGGCCGATTACCCAGGAGGAGTTCGAGGCCCTGCCCGAGGAGCGGCGCAAGGCCCTGGAGGCGGCCAACAAGGAGATTCACTCGCACATGGCCGACGTGACCCGGCGCATCCGGGCCCTGGAGAAGCAGGCCAAGGAGCGGGTGCGGGAGCTCGAGCGGCAGGTTGCCCTGGCCGCGGTGAGCCAGCCCATGGCCGAGCTGAGGGAGAAGTATGCCTCGGTACCGGGGGTCATCGAGTACCTGACGGCCGTGGAGAAAGACATCATCGAAAACATCGACGAGTTCAAGGACGACGAGGAGGCCGAGGCCCCCGTCCCATGGATGCGGCGAAGGTCGCGACGCAGCTTCGTTCGCTACAAGGTCAATTTGCTGGTGGACAACCATGCCACCCAGGGGGCGCCCGTGGTCATCGAGGCCAACCCGACGTTTGCCAATCTGTTCGGCAAGCTGGAGTACCGGCACGAGTTTGGAGCCATGGTCACCGATTTCACCATGATCAAGGCGGGGGCGCTTCACCAGGCCAACGGCGGCTACCTCATCCTGCAGGCCCAGGACGTCCTCAAGAGCCCGTGGTCCTGGGACGGCCTCAAGCGGGCCCTCAAGAGCGGCGAGGTGCGGGTGGAGAGCGTGGCGGAGCAGATGGGGATGCTCCCGGTCTCGACCCTCAAGCCGCAGCCCATCCCGGTGCGGGTGAAGGTGATCCTGGTCGGGAGCCCCTACCTCTACCACCTGCTGTTGTACATGGACGAGGAGTTCCGCAAGTATTTCAAGGTGCTGGCGGACTTCGACGTGGAGATGCCCCTGGACGACGAGCACGCGCTCAAGTACGCGCAGTTCGTGGCCGCCGTGTGCCGGCGAGACAACCTGCGGCCGTTCCACCGCGACGCCATCGCCCGGATCATCGAGTACTCGGCGCGGATGGCTGAGCACAAGCAGCGGCTGTCCACCCGCTTCAACGAGATCGTGGAGGTGGTTTACGAGGCGTCAGCCTGGGCCGACGCGGACGGAGCCCCGGTCGTGCGGGCCGCGCACGTGGACCGGGCGATTCGAGAGAAGGAGTACCGGTCCAACCGGGTGGAGGAGAAGCTGCAGCAACTCCTGGCGGAGGGCCAGATCCTGGTCGACGTGGACGGGGAGAAGGTCGGCCAGGTCAACGGGCTGTCGGTCATCGAGCTGGGGGACCACTCCTTCGCCAAGCCGACCCGGATCACGGCGTCAGTCGCCATCGGCGACCGGGGCGTGATCAACATCGAGCGCGAGGTGGAGCTGTCCGGCCGCATCCACGACAAGGGCGTGCTCATCCTGGCGGGATACCTGGCCGACAAGTACCCCATCGGGATGCCGCTCGCCTTGTCGGCGAGCCTGGCGTTCGAGCAGCTGTACGAGGAGATCGACGGCGACTCGGCGTCGAGCGCCGAACTCTACGCGCTGCTCTCGAGCCTGGCTGGGGTGCCCCTGCGCCAGGGCATCGCGGTGACCGGGTCGGTCAACCAGAAAGGCGAGATCCAGCCGGTGGGCGCCATCAACCGCAAGATCGAGGGGTTTTTCGACCTCTGCCGCATCAAGGGCCTCACCGGGCGCCAGGGCGTCATCATCCCGAAGCAAAACGTCGTCCACCTGATCCTCAAGGACGAGGTGCTGGAGGCCGTTCGCAAGGGGAGCTTCCACATCTATGCCGTCAGCACCATCGACGAGGGCCTGGAGATCCTGACGGGCATGGAGGCCGGGCAGCCGGGGCCCGACGGGCTGTATCCCGAAGAGAGCTTCAACGGGCGCGTCTGGCGGCAGCTCGAGGCGATGTCCCGCAGGATGGCGGAGTTCGGAAGGGGTGCCGGCGGCGGTCAGGCCGACGAGGAGGACGACCCGGACGGCTGCGGCGCGCCGGACGCTTGA
- a CDS encoding ParA family protein translates to MAPAGHVIVVVNQKGGVAKTTSVFHLGAALAELGMRVLWVDLDPQAALSAWCGVAPDRSPNVYHGLLSRTPAGPILVEGCQGADLLPAGIELSLAELELVNQMAPERRLLRLLAELRDRYDYVLVDTQPSLGILTQNALVAADEVLIPVACEYLAVRVLSLVLRALGRVRVQANTRLTVAGILPTMYDGRTRHAREALEAVRSAFGARYRIFEWPVKKSIRFAEAAAQHRAVWEIAPDHPGGAAYRSVASVLAGRVPMGVPAGRLEEDETLQ, encoded by the coding sequence GTGGCGCCGGCCGGGCACGTGATCGTGGTGGTCAACCAGAAGGGCGGGGTGGCCAAGACCACCTCGGTCTTCCACCTGGGCGCTGCCCTGGCCGAGCTGGGCATGCGGGTGCTGTGGGTCGACCTGGACCCCCAGGCGGCGCTTTCGGCCTGGTGCGGCGTGGCGCCGGACAGGAGCCCCAACGTCTATCACGGGCTCCTGTCGCGCACGCCTGCCGGGCCGATCCTGGTGGAAGGCTGCCAGGGGGCCGACCTCTTGCCGGCGGGGATCGAGCTGTCGCTGGCGGAGCTCGAGCTCGTCAACCAGATGGCGCCGGAACGAAGGCTCTTGCGCTTACTGGCCGAGCTGCGGGACCGGTACGACTACGTGCTGGTGGATACCCAGCCGTCGCTCGGCATCCTCACCCAAAACGCGCTGGTGGCGGCCGACGAGGTGCTGATCCCGGTCGCCTGCGAGTACCTGGCGGTGCGGGTGCTCTCCTTGGTGCTCCGGGCGCTCGGGCGGGTGCGCGTGCAGGCCAACACCCGGCTGACGGTGGCCGGCATCCTGCCGACGATGTACGACGGGCGGACCCGGCATGCCCGGGAGGCGTTGGAGGCCGTCCGGTCGGCCTTCGGCGCTCGCTACCGGATCTTCGAGTGGCCCGTCAAGAAGAGCATCCGCTTTGCCGAGGCGGCCGCCCAGCACCGGGCGGTGTGGGAGATCGCTCCGGACCACCCGGGTGGGGCCGCCTACCGATCGGTCGCCTCGGTGCTGGCGGGCAGGGTGCCCATGGGAGTGCCCGCAGGGCGGCTGGAGGAAGACGAGACGTTGCAGTGA